Proteins found in one Ischnura elegans chromosome 11, ioIscEleg1.1, whole genome shotgun sequence genomic segment:
- the LOC124168235 gene encoding mitochondrial import inner membrane translocase subunit TIM50-C-like yields the protein MAACKCVFNVTLRYGRTALFRAVARNVNVRGISRCSLLTKLSCENPIPVQLPLRWYSTSNASVKAGSPKLQGLADEILKKQISESSSKEAGSNEGESEEERKKREASWKAIKYTFLVFGVSFGAIGIYMLVEWGAPRKDENGEIVRDEFSDMPLVQQYFLRMLQEINYYKKMIRDPSRDKLLPDPLEEPYYQPPYTLVLEMTGLLVHPDWTYQTGWRFKKRPAVDFFLSQVAPPLFEVVVYTAELGFTAFPILDALDPNGCIAYRLVRDATRYVDGHHIKDLDCLNRDLKKVIVVDCNPNSVKLHSRNAIVLPKWQGNDDDRMLVDLAFFLKTIATEEVADVREVLDFYHKFDNPLEAFKENQRKLQEQQEEMQKMQKKQQESRSSLTGSWTPNFLRKT from the exons ATGGCGGCGTGCAAGTGTGTTTTCAATGTAACATTGAGGTATGGGCGAACTGCCTTGTTTCGTGCCGTGGCCAGGAATGTAAATGTCCGAGGAATATCAAGATGTAGTCTTCTAACGAAGCTCTCGTGTGAAAATCCCATTCCAGTGCAATTACCTCTTCGTTGGTATAGCACATCGAATGCGAGTGTTAAGGCCGGTTCTCCGAAGTTGCAAGGACTAGccgatgaaattttaaagaaacagATAAGTGAAAGTTCGAGTAAAGAGGCAGGGAGCAATGAAGGTGAATCggaagaagaaaggaagaaaagagaGGCATCATGGAAGgcaataaaatacacatttctaGTCTTTGGTGTCAGTTTCGGTGCTATCGGTATTTACATGCTGGTCGAGTGGG GAGCACCTAGGAAGGATGAAAATGGAGAAATTGTTCGTGATGAATTCAGCGACATGCCCCTTGTTCAACAGTACTTTTTGCGAATGCTGCAAGaaataaattactataaaaaG ATGATACGAGATCCCTCTAGAGATAAATTATTACCGGACCCCCTTGAAGAACCTTATTATCAACCTCCGTATACCCTTGTTTTGGAAATGACCGGCTTACTAGTGCATCCTGATTGGACC TATCAAACCGGTTGGAGATTCAAGAAGCGCCCAGCTGTTGACTTTTTCCTTTCTCAAGTTGCTCCACCGCTGTTTGAAGTCGTCGTTTACACAGCAGAGCTGGGATTT ACAGCATTCCCCATTTTAGATGCGTTGGATCCGAATGGATGCATCGCATATAGGCTAGTTAGAGATGCGACCCGGTATGTTGATGGTCATCACATTAAGGATCTTGACTGTTTAAATCGAGACTTGAAAAAG GTCATCGTTGTTGATTGTAATCCTAATTCAGTGAAATTGCATTCAAGGAATGCCATTGTTTTGCCCAAGTGGCAGGGCAATGACGACGATCGGATGCTAGTGGATTTAGCTTTCTTCCTCAAAA CCATTGCAACGGAAGAAGTGGCGGATGTTAGAGAAGTTTTAGATTTCTACCACAAATTTGATAACCCATTAGAAGCTTTCAAGGAAAACCAAAGGAAATTGCAA GAGCAGCAggaagaaatgcaaaaaatgcaGAAGAAACAGCAGGAAAGCCGCAGCTCTCTCACTGGTAGTTGGACCCCCAACTTTTTGCGGAAGACGTGA
- the LOC124168140 gene encoding signal recognition particle 14 kDa protein, which yields MVLLENEVFLSELTRMFQRSKTKGSVTITMKRYDGRQVPLPTKVPTEYLCLMRATLGNKKISTVVHPKDVNKFQQAYCNLLKGNLDGLKKLKKSKKKAKATQ from the exons ATGGTTCTCCTCGAAAATGAAGTG TTCCTCAGTGAGCTGACGCGAATGTTTCAGCGTTCAAAAACTAAAGGGAGTGTGACCATAACAATGAAAAGAT ATGATGGACGCCAAGTTCCATTGCCGACCAAGGTGCCGACAGAATATTTGTGTTTAATGCGAGCTACGTTAGGGAACAAGAAAATTAGTACCGTG GTGCATCCAAAAGATGTTAATAAGTTTCAACAAGCCTACTGCAACCTTCTGAAGGGGAATTTAGATGGcctgaagaaattgaaaaaatccaaGAAGAAAGCGAAAGCAACACAATAA